One genomic segment of Diceros bicornis minor isolate mBicDic1 chromosome 13, mDicBic1.mat.cur, whole genome shotgun sequence includes these proteins:
- the ANGPTL7 gene encoding angiopoietin-related protein 7 gives MLKKTLSAVTWLCIFVVAFVSHPVWPQKPPKLKTPAQLKVAACCEEVKELKAQIANLSSLLNELSKKQERDWVSVVMQVMELESNTKRMESRLTDAESKYSEMNNQIDIMQLQAAQTVTQTSADAIYDCSSLYQKNYRISGVYKLPPDDFLGSPELEVFCDMETSGGGWTIIQRRKSGLVSFYRDWKQYKQGFGSIRGDFWLGNEHIHRLSRRPTRLRVEMEDWEGDLRYAEYSHFVLGNELNSYRLFLGNYSGNVGKDALIYHNNTAFSTKDKDNDNCLDKCAQLRKGGYWYNCCTDSNLNGVYYRLGEHNKHLDGITWYGWHGSSYSLKRVEMKIRPEDFKP, from the exons ATGCTGAAAAAGACTCTCTCAGCTGTGACCTGGCTCTGTATTTTCGTCGTGGCCTTTGTCAGCCACCCAGTGTGGCCACAGAAGCCCCCTAAGCTCAAGACACCTGCACAGCTCAAAGTGGCCGCCTGCTGCGAGGAGGTGAAGGAGCTCAAGGCCCAAATTGCCAACCTAAGCAGTCTGCTGAATGAACTGAGCAAGAAGCAGGAGAGGGACTGGGTCAGCGTGGTCATGCAGGTGATGGAACTGGAGAGCAACACCAAGCGCATGGAGTCGCGGCTCACAGACGCCGAGAGCAAGTACTCTGAAATGAACAATCAGATTGACATTATGCAGCTGCAGGCAGCACAGACTGTCACTCAGACCTCAGCAG ATGCCATCTATGACTGCTCGTCCCTCTACCAGAAGAACTACCGCATCTCTGGAGTGTATAAGCTTCCTCCCGATGACTTcctgggcagccctgagctggag GTATTCTGTGACATGGAGACATCAGGTGGCGGCTGGACCATCATTCAGAGACGAAAGAGTGGCCTTGTCTCTTTCTACCGGGACTGGAAACAGTACAAGCAGGGCTTTGGCAGCATCCGTGGGGACTTCTGGCTGGGGAATGAACATATCCACCGGCTCTCCAGAAGGCCAACCCGGCTCCGTGTGGAGATGGAG GACTGGGAGGGCGACCTGCGCTACGCTGAGTACAGCCACTTTGTTTTGGGCAATGAACTGAACAGCTATCGCCTCTTCCTGGGGAACTACAGTGGCAACGTGGGGAAGGATGCCCTCATCTATCACAACAACACCGCCTTCAGCACCAAGGACAAGGACAACGACAACTGCTTAGACAAGTGCGCACAGCTCCGCAAAG GTGGATACTGGTACAACTGCTGCACAGACTCCAACCTCAATGGAGTCTACTACCGCCTTGGAGAGCACAACAAGCACCTGGACGGCATCACCTGGTACGGCTGGCACGGGTCCAGCTACTCCCTCAAACGAGTGGAGATGAAAATCCGCCCAGAAGACTTCAAGCCCTAA